A region from the Variovorax sp. V93 genome encodes:
- the nrdR gene encoding transcriptional regulator NrdR: MKCPFCGHLETQVVETRVSEDADFVRRRRQCSACDKRFTTYERPDVNFPVVVKKDGSRADFESGKVRASMMLALRKRPVSIEQIDNALLRIEQKLLASGLREIDSTKVGELVMRELKKLDKVAYVRFASVYRSFEDVDEFRQLLRDI; this comes from the coding sequence ATGAAATGCCCTTTTTGCGGTCATCTCGAAACGCAGGTCGTCGAGACCCGCGTTTCGGAAGACGCCGACTTCGTGCGCAGGCGCCGCCAGTGCAGCGCCTGCGACAAGCGCTTCACCACCTATGAGCGGCCCGACGTCAACTTTCCGGTGGTCGTCAAGAAGGACGGCAGCCGCGCCGACTTCGAATCGGGCAAGGTCCGCGCCTCGATGATGCTGGCGCTGCGCAAGCGGCCGGTCAGCATCGAGCAGATCGACAACGCCCTGCTGCGCATCGAGCAGAAGCTCCTGGCCAGCGGCCTGCGCGAAATCGATTCGACCAAGGTGGGCGAACTCGTGATGCGTGAGCTCAAGAAGCTCGACAAGGTGGCCTACGTGCGCTTTGCCTCGGTGTACCGCAGCTTCGAGGACGTGGACGAGTTCCGGCAGCTGCTGCGGGACATCTGA
- a CDS encoding type IV pilin protein — translation MNIYPEMQARKERIRPRGFTLVELMIVAAVIAILAAIAYPSYTRYVQRAKRADAKQQLLQAAQWTERYLTASGQYPPATVPLPAGLQQAPSSGTANYAIGYAARTATTYTLQAVPQGASKADECGTLTVNQQGVKLAAGQTSASNALVQACWNR, via the coding sequence ATGAACATATATCCTGAAATGCAGGCCCGCAAGGAGCGGATTCGCCCGCGCGGCTTCACGCTGGTCGAACTCATGATCGTGGCGGCGGTGATTGCCATCCTGGCCGCGATTGCCTATCCGAGCTACACGCGCTATGTGCAGCGGGCCAAGCGGGCCGATGCCAAGCAGCAACTGCTGCAGGCGGCCCAATGGACCGAGCGCTACCTGACGGCCAGCGGGCAATATCCACCTGCGACCGTCCCGCTGCCGGCCGGGCTGCAGCAGGCGCCATCGTCCGGCACGGCGAACTACGCCATCGGCTACGCCGCAAGAACGGCAACCACCTACACGCTGCAAGCCGTGCCTCAGGGCGCATCGAAAGCCGACGAGTGCGGAACGCTCACGGTGAACCAGCAGGGCGTCAAGCTGGCGGCCGGCCAGACCAGCGCTTCGAATGCGTTGGTGCAGGCCTGCTGGAACCGCTGA
- a CDS encoding PilX N-terminal domain-containing pilus assembly protein has protein sequence MKHIQVPGRCAAQQRGFSLFIVLIMLLLSALLAVGGARTAQLLESMAGNQRDYQRAFEAAEAALLDAERDIRQLAFDAATQTYVACSALVDSPCRKAADSRVFPDRDTGWVTAYVGKGANSCERGICYFAGTDSVGAASGSEAYRFWTRAAYVDQYAAYGRFTGAPTAGNPALASARYWIEVIDRPRSDEPLYRITALSTGARTAGTGGGTRVLLQMSFDPAAVRKVN, from the coding sequence ATGAAACACATTCAGGTCCCCGGCAGATGCGCGGCGCAGCAGCGCGGGTTCTCGCTGTTCATCGTGCTCATCATGCTGCTGCTCTCGGCGCTGCTCGCGGTGGGCGGTGCGCGGACGGCCCAACTGCTCGAATCGATGGCGGGCAACCAGCGCGACTACCAGCGCGCCTTCGAAGCCGCCGAAGCCGCGCTGCTGGATGCCGAGCGCGACATCCGGCAACTGGCCTTCGATGCTGCGACGCAGACCTACGTGGCGTGTTCTGCGCTCGTGGACTCGCCTTGCCGCAAGGCCGCGGACAGCCGCGTCTTTCCCGATCGGGATACCGGCTGGGTCACCGCCTACGTGGGAAAGGGCGCCAACAGCTGCGAGCGTGGCATCTGCTACTTCGCCGGGACGGACTCCGTGGGCGCTGCTTCGGGCAGCGAGGCCTACCGGTTCTGGACCCGTGCCGCGTACGTGGACCAGTACGCCGCCTATGGTCGATTCACGGGCGCGCCGACGGCTGGCAATCCGGCCCTGGCCAGCGCCAGGTACTGGATCGAGGTGATCGACCGTCCCCGGAGTGACGAGCCGCTGTACCGGATCACTGCGCTCTCCACCGGCGCGCGCACGGCCGGCACGGGCGGCGGCACGCGGGTCCTGTTGCAGATGTCCTTCGACCCGGCCGCGGTCAGGAAAGTGAATTGA
- the pilV gene encoding type IV pilus modification protein PilV, producing MIEALVAILVLSFGLLALAGLQLRVLSDSVGASNQNIAAQLAGDMVDRIRANPVSGAASASPYVAGWTAANATAPTPACAGAKASCTAAQLAAHDLWTWKQRVASALPGGVADVQSSKAAGGLLFVHIAWEEPAAVNPIAPDSAWSCPTGKACLEAIVAVPQP from the coding sequence ATGATCGAGGCCCTGGTGGCCATCCTCGTGCTCTCGTTCGGCCTGCTCGCGCTGGCCGGCCTCCAGTTGCGTGTGCTCTCCGACAGCGTGGGCGCGAGCAACCAGAACATCGCTGCGCAGTTGGCCGGCGACATGGTCGATCGCATCCGTGCGAATCCCGTGAGCGGCGCCGCGTCCGCCAGCCCCTATGTGGCCGGCTGGACGGCGGCGAACGCCACCGCGCCCACCCCCGCGTGCGCAGGGGCCAAGGCCAGTTGCACCGCCGCTCAGCTGGCGGCCCACGATCTGTGGACCTGGAAGCAGCGGGTGGCGAGTGCATTGCCGGGCGGCGTGGCCGACGTGCAGAGCAGCAAGGCCGCCGGCGGCCTGCTGTTCGTGCACATCGCCTGGGAAGAGCCTGCTGCAGTCAACCCGATCGCACCGGATTCGGCCTGGAGCTGCCCGACCGGCAAGGCCTGCCTGGAAGCCATCGTCGCGGTGCCACAGCCATGA
- a CDS encoding GspH/FimT family pseudopilin: protein MMVVIVLMAILLALALPSFNSLVEKYRVEGMASALMASVSHARAEAARRGQAVTIRQRAECSGADWSCGWETVVGSGDGFEILQRQDPDTRVAVEKSAIGPMAFDPMGHFSSVARISFHPAGSASSSNDVAVCLSLGWRTRVVKGGSVC from the coding sequence ATGATGGTCGTCATCGTACTGATGGCCATCCTGCTGGCACTGGCGCTGCCCAGCTTCAACAGCCTGGTCGAAAAGTACCGCGTCGAGGGCATGGCTTCGGCCCTGATGGCGAGCGTGAGCCACGCGCGCGCAGAGGCGGCTCGGCGCGGGCAGGCCGTGACCATCCGGCAGCGCGCGGAGTGCAGCGGCGCAGACTGGAGCTGCGGCTGGGAAACAGTGGTCGGCAGCGGCGACGGGTTCGAAATCCTCCAGCGGCAAGACCCCGACACGCGCGTTGCGGTCGAGAAAAGCGCCATCGGGCCCATGGCCTTCGATCCCATGGGCCATTTTTCGAGCGTCGCCCGCATCAGCTTCCACCCGGCGGGGAGCGCCAGTTCATCCAACGATGTTGCCGTATGCCTGTCGCTGGGCTGGCGTACCCGAGTGGTGAAGGGTGGCAGCGTGTGCTGA
- the ribH gene encoding 6,7-dimethyl-8-ribityllumazine synthase, whose translation MQGANKGADNNTPLDGKGLRIGIVQARFNADITDALAAACLAELERLGVAADDIHHVQVPGALEVPVALQAMAVRGGYHALVALGCIIRGETYHFELVANESGASVSRVALDHRLPIANAILTTENLEQAVARQTDKGRDAAQVAVEMARLLASLT comes from the coding sequence ATGCAAGGTGCAAACAAGGGCGCTGACAACAACACGCCGCTCGACGGAAAAGGCCTGCGCATCGGCATCGTGCAGGCGCGCTTCAACGCCGACATCACCGACGCGCTCGCCGCCGCCTGCCTGGCCGAGCTCGAGAGGCTGGGCGTGGCCGCTGACGACATCCATCACGTGCAGGTTCCGGGCGCGCTCGAAGTGCCGGTGGCCCTGCAGGCCATGGCCGTGCGCGGCGGCTACCACGCGCTGGTGGCGCTGGGCTGCATCATCCGCGGCGAGACCTACCACTTCGAATTGGTGGCCAACGAATCGGGCGCGAGCGTGAGCCGCGTGGCGCTCGACCATCGCCTTCCCATCGCCAACGCGATCCTCACGACCGAAAACCTCGAGCAAGCCGTCGCCAGGCAGACCGACAAGGGCCGCGATGCGGCCCAGGTGGCTGTCGAGATGGCGCGGCTGCTGGCCTCCCTCACATGA
- a CDS encoding riboflavin synthase — MFTGIITGVGRIAAIHDLGPSSSYGKRLGIAVPDGYLDDVGLGDSIALNGACMTVTTLDPARQQFTIDISAESLDKTAGLTEEGARINLEKALRASDRLGGHIVSGHVDGIGTVSHFAPVGESWELRVVAPPALARFLAYKGSITVNGVSLTVNSVSDIEDGAEISINLIPHTVENTSLGSLQAGSKVNLEIDTVARYVERMLQAGVLVPPSSTYSKDTAE; from the coding sequence ATGTTCACCGGAATCATCACCGGCGTGGGGCGCATCGCCGCCATCCACGACCTCGGCCCCTCCTCCTCCTACGGCAAAAGACTCGGCATTGCGGTGCCCGACGGCTATCTCGACGACGTCGGGCTCGGCGACAGCATTGCGCTCAATGGCGCGTGCATGACCGTGACCACGCTCGACCCCGCGCGGCAGCAGTTCACCATCGACATCTCGGCCGAATCGCTCGACAAGACCGCGGGGCTGACCGAGGAAGGCGCCCGCATCAACCTCGAGAAGGCGCTGCGCGCCAGCGACCGGCTGGGCGGCCACATCGTTTCCGGCCACGTGGACGGCATCGGCACGGTCAGCCACTTCGCGCCGGTCGGCGAAAGCTGGGAGCTGCGCGTGGTGGCGCCGCCCGCGCTGGCGCGCTTCCTGGCCTACAAGGGCTCGATCACGGTCAATGGCGTGAGCCTGACCGTCAACAGCGTGAGCGACATCGAAGACGGCGCCGAGATCAGCATCAACCTGATCCCGCACACCGTCGAGAACACTTCGCTGGGCAGCCTCCAGGCCGGCTCGAAGGTCAATCTAGAAATCGATACCGTGGCGCGCTACGTGGAGCGCATGCTCCAGGCCGGCGTTCTGGTGCCGCCCTCTTCCACATACTCCAAGGACACCGCCGAATGA
- a CDS encoding pilus assembly protein, protein MSIHRFSRSAVLCSLVLAQAAGHAAQYPLAQAPRNTAVKEPAPNVIVSVDNSGSMAWSSRASDGSSAPPAGTPTRLEALKTALRDNFSAANIPNDRIRLSWQAMNNNKVGSCVGFFGDTAAGAYQAGSCLVNGRANANLMRSLDDTHRANFMSWVDALAAAGGTPLHAMMTRAGEYMKTMGQFNPYSDDPGVEGATQSSCRKSFHIFMTDGDYNLFGFNPDPAALGMPAIGNADGASRALPDATAYVPRAPFKDDAGAVNSSLSWKNDGSGWWPTAEYRPTLADMAFHYWASDLQPAVSNNLKKVVAEPGDVTVGTATVPEYWNPKNDPATWQHLSTYTIGFGAASSWTGTPAISANAPQPTYSGDYARLADGSIAWKDPLASTLAANGGWYSASGAYGYYHELADNASAVRMDLWHAALNSRGTFTPAANAQALGDAFRSILSQILFNTSTPLTSISASGSRISSATSAYQAGYDTADWSGKLTATPFGSNGKLAATPAWSARELLDARMAKAGAHDSDRKVLSFSGTAAATPTSAAAAGAGVPFRWANLSDAQKAALKGGTGTDTASTALGQGVLDFLRGDRSNEGTGLGLRRRGHVLGDIVGSSVWYTGKPSSGFTHDGYAAFASTIDRKPMVYVGANDGMLHAFNAGTGQEAFAYVPEGVFGTAAAPQLKKLSESTYSHRYYVDGSPFVADIYMGSAADAMATDTEKAKLWKSFLVGTLGAGGKGYFVLDVTKPENIGETHAADVAVIDTTALADDDLGHQFQQPVLDSFSRRALQVAPLNNGRRAVILGNGYNSTSEKAMLWIQYLDGDKSVLKIPAPATQATGTGNGLSAPQVVDSNGDGKVDYVYAGDLLGNLWKFDLSSGKSSDWKATLGSGTAASSLDGTPLFAAGATQPITAAPLVADHPRGGYMVMFGTGRLFAAGDESSSARQYLYGVWDRANGSTGTAVLADLVAQTIGAGTVKEGDVEFRTASSHGVSYSGSGGKRGWYLELGTAGERIVYPGDALSGSAGLFSSTIPGSASNSLDCAPGTSDDGWSMVIDFFSGVVPDGIAYNGSTSALGGYLGFRNHSGRDDIVFRPQNAAEKGKHVICNAAGGCNETELPQAVRRFGWRNLISWN, encoded by the coding sequence ATGAGCATCCACAGGTTTTCGAGGAGCGCCGTGCTGTGCAGCCTGGTGCTGGCGCAGGCCGCCGGGCACGCTGCGCAATATCCGCTGGCCCAGGCGCCGCGCAACACGGCGGTCAAGGAGCCCGCGCCGAACGTGATCGTGTCGGTCGACAACTCGGGCAGCATGGCGTGGTCGTCGCGGGCGTCGGATGGAAGCTCGGCACCGCCAGCCGGAACACCCACGCGGCTGGAAGCGCTGAAGACCGCGCTCAGGGACAACTTCTCGGCGGCCAACATTCCCAACGACCGGATCCGCCTTTCCTGGCAGGCGATGAACAACAACAAGGTTGGCAGCTGCGTCGGCTTCTTCGGCGACACCGCCGCGGGCGCCTACCAAGCCGGCAGTTGCCTCGTCAATGGCCGGGCCAATGCGAACCTGATGCGTTCGCTCGATGACACGCATCGCGCCAACTTCATGAGCTGGGTCGATGCCCTGGCCGCGGCCGGCGGAACACCCTTGCACGCCATGATGACCCGCGCCGGCGAATACATGAAGACGATGGGCCAGTTCAATCCCTATTCGGATGACCCGGGGGTGGAAGGCGCGACCCAGTCGAGCTGCCGCAAGTCTTTCCACATCTTCATGACCGACGGCGACTACAACCTGTTTGGATTCAACCCCGACCCCGCGGCACTCGGCATGCCTGCCATCGGCAATGCGGACGGAGCGAGCCGCGCCTTGCCCGATGCCACGGCCTACGTGCCGCGTGCACCCTTCAAGGACGATGCAGGGGCGGTCAACAGCAGCCTCAGCTGGAAGAACGACGGCTCCGGCTGGTGGCCGACGGCGGAATACCGCCCGACGCTGGCCGACATGGCATTTCACTACTGGGCCAGCGACCTGCAACCCGCCGTGTCGAACAACCTCAAGAAGGTCGTTGCAGAGCCCGGCGACGTGACCGTGGGAACGGCGACGGTTCCCGAGTACTGGAATCCCAAGAACGATCCCGCCACCTGGCAGCACCTGAGCACCTACACCATCGGCTTTGGCGCTGCCTCGTCGTGGACGGGCACGCCGGCCATCTCGGCGAATGCGCCGCAGCCGACCTACAGCGGGGACTATGCGCGCTTGGCCGATGGCTCGATCGCCTGGAAGGATCCGCTGGCGAGCACCTTGGCGGCGAACGGAGGATGGTATTCCGCAAGCGGCGCCTATGGCTACTACCACGAGCTCGCCGACAATGCCTCCGCCGTGCGCATGGACCTCTGGCACGCCGCGCTCAACAGCCGGGGCACCTTCACACCGGCCGCGAACGCGCAGGCCCTCGGCGATGCCTTCCGATCGATCCTCTCGCAGATCCTGTTCAACACCAGCACCCCGCTGACCTCGATCTCGGCCAGCGGCAGCAGGATATCGAGCGCTACCTCGGCCTACCAGGCCGGCTACGACACGGCCGACTGGTCGGGCAAGCTGACGGCCACGCCGTTCGGCAGCAACGGCAAGCTGGCCGCCACGCCCGCGTGGTCGGCGCGCGAACTGCTCGATGCGCGCATGGCAAAGGCCGGCGCGCACGACAGCGATCGCAAGGTGCTGAGCTTCTCGGGCACCGCCGCGGCAACGCCCACCAGCGCCGCGGCCGCCGGTGCCGGCGTGCCGTTCCGATGGGCCAACCTGAGCGACGCGCAGAAGGCGGCGCTCAAGGGCGGCACCGGCACCGACACGGCAAGCACCGCCCTCGGGCAGGGCGTGCTCGACTTTCTTCGCGGCGACCGCAGCAACGAGGGCACCGGCCTCGGCCTGCGCAGGCGCGGCCACGTGCTGGGCGACATCGTGGGCTCCAGCGTCTGGTACACGGGCAAGCCCAGCAGCGGCTTCACCCATGACGGCTACGCCGCGTTCGCCTCGACCATCGACCGCAAGCCGATGGTCTATGTCGGCGCCAACGACGGCATGCTGCACGCGTTCAACGCCGGCACTGGCCAGGAGGCGTTCGCCTATGTGCCCGAAGGCGTCTTTGGCACGGCGGCGGCGCCCCAGCTCAAGAAGCTCAGCGAGAGCACCTACTCGCACAGGTACTACGTCGACGGCAGCCCCTTCGTGGCCGACATCTACATGGGTTCGGCCGCCGACGCCATGGCCACCGACACCGAGAAGGCGAAGCTGTGGAAGTCCTTCCTCGTGGGCACGCTGGGGGCGGGCGGCAAGGGCTACTTCGTGCTCGACGTCACCAAGCCCGAGAACATCGGCGAGACCCATGCCGCCGACGTGGCCGTGATCGACACGACTGCGCTCGCCGACGACGACCTCGGCCACCAGTTCCAGCAACCCGTGCTCGATTCCTTTTCCAGGCGCGCGCTGCAGGTGGCGCCGCTCAACAACGGCCGCCGGGCCGTGATCCTGGGCAACGGCTACAACAGCACGAGCGAGAAGGCGATGCTGTGGATCCAATACCTCGACGGCGACAAGTCCGTGCTGAAGATCCCCGCGCCCGCCACGCAGGCCACCGGCACCGGCAACGGGCTCTCGGCGCCGCAGGTGGTGGACAGCAACGGCGACGGCAAGGTCGACTACGTCTATGCCGGCGACCTGCTCGGCAACCTCTGGAAGTTCGACCTGAGCAGCGGCAAGAGCAGCGACTGGAAGGCTACCTTGGGCTCCGGCACTGCAGCATCGAGCCTGGACGGCACGCCGCTGTTCGCCGCCGGCGCCACGCAGCCGATCACGGCCGCGCCGCTGGTCGCCGACCATCCGCGCGGCGGCTACATGGTGATGTTCGGCACCGGCCGGCTGTTTGCCGCCGGCGACGAAAGCAGCAGCGCCAGGCAGTACCTGTACGGCGTCTGGGACCGCGCCAACGGCAGCACGGGCACCGCGGTGCTGGCCGACCTGGTGGCGCAGACCATCGGCGCCGGCACGGTGAAGGAAGGCGACGTGGAATTCCGCACCGCGTCGAGCCACGGCGTGAGCTACAGCGGCTCAGGCGGCAAGCGCGGCTGGTACCTGGAACTGGGAACCGCCGGCGAGCGCATCGTCTACCCGGGCGACGCGCTGAGCGGCAGCGCGGGCCTGTTCTCGTCCACCATTCCCGGCTCGGCGAGCAATTCGCTCGACTGCGCGCCGGGCACCAGCGACGACGGCTGGTCGATGGTGATCGACTTCTTCAGCGGCGTCGTCCCCGACGGCATCGCCTACAACGGGTCCACCAGCGCGCTGGGCGGCTATCTCGGCTTCCGCAACCACTCGGGCCGGGACGACATCGTCTTTCGGCCGCAGAACGCCGCGGAAAAAGGCAAGCACGTGATCTGCAATGCGGCCGGCGGCTGCAACGAGACCGAGCTGCCGCAAGCCGTGCGCCGCTTCGGCTGGCGCAACCTGATCTCGTGGAATTGA
- the ribBA gene encoding bifunctional 3,4-dihydroxy-2-butanone-4-phosphate synthase/GTP cyclohydrolase II, with the protein MNASVTPIGAPRGTRAPAPISSVEEIVAELAAGCMVILVDEEDRENEGDIVIAADHITPEAINFMARHARGLICLTLSREMCERLQLPPMVSRNGAKHSTAFTVSIEAAEGVTTGISAADRARTVQAAVARNAVASDLVQPGHIFPLQAVDGGVLMRAGHTEAGCDLAAMAGCSPASVICEVMNEDGTMARLPDLQIFAAEHGLKIGTIAALIEHRSRTESLVEKVGCREIQTAWGTFTAHAFTDKPSRGVHLALVRGKWAPEDTVSVRVHEPLSVLDALEINRSLHSWSLDASLAHIANEGKGVAVLLNCGETAGELLAQFDGTARPAQAPERGRMDLRSYGIGAQILRECGVHKMNLLGTPRRMPSMAAGYGLEIAGYLTKD; encoded by the coding sequence ATGAACGCTTCCGTCACGCCCATCGGCGCTCCCCGCGGCACGCGGGCGCCCGCGCCGATTTCTTCCGTCGAGGAGATCGTGGCCGAGCTCGCCGCCGGCTGCATGGTGATCCTGGTCGACGAGGAAGACCGCGAGAACGAAGGCGACATCGTCATTGCGGCCGATCACATCACGCCCGAGGCCATCAATTTCATGGCGCGCCATGCGCGCGGGCTGATCTGCCTCACGCTCTCGCGCGAGATGTGCGAGCGGCTGCAGCTGCCGCCCATGGTGTCGCGCAACGGCGCCAAGCATTCGACCGCCTTCACCGTCTCCATCGAGGCGGCCGAAGGCGTGACCACCGGCATCTCGGCCGCCGACCGCGCGCGCACCGTGCAGGCGGCCGTGGCGCGCAACGCCGTGGCCAGCGACCTGGTGCAGCCCGGCCACATCTTTCCGCTGCAGGCGGTGGACGGCGGCGTGCTGATGCGCGCCGGCCATACCGAAGCCGGCTGCGACCTGGCCGCAATGGCCGGCTGCTCGCCCGCCTCGGTGATCTGCGAGGTAATGAACGAAGACGGCACCATGGCGCGCCTGCCCGACCTGCAGATCTTCGCGGCCGAGCATGGCCTGAAGATCGGCACCATTGCCGCGCTCATCGAGCACCGCAGCCGCACCGAATCGCTGGTCGAAAAAGTCGGCTGCCGCGAGATCCAGACTGCTTGGGGCACTTTCACCGCCCATGCCTTCACCGACAAGCCGAGCCGTGGCGTGCACCTGGCGCTGGTGCGCGGCAAGTGGGCGCCGGAAGACACGGTGTCGGTGCGCGTGCACGAGCCGCTGTCGGTGCTCGACGCGCTCGAGATCAACCGCTCGCTGCACTCGTGGAGCCTGGACGCCAGCCTCGCGCACATCGCGAACGAAGGCAAGGGCGTGGCCGTGCTGCTCAATTGCGGCGAAACGGCCGGCGAACTGCTCGCGCAATTCGACGGCACCGCACGGCCCGCGCAAGCGCCCGAGCGCGGCCGCATGGACCTGCGCAGCTACGGCATCGGCGCGCAGATCCTGCGCGAATGCGGCGTGCACAAGATGAACCTGCTCGGCACGCCCCGCCGCATGCCGAGCATGGCCGCAGGCTACGGCCTCGAAATTGCCGGCTACCTCACGAAAGACTGA
- a CDS encoding PilW family protein has product MNNKAFSHRLRQAGFTLVEILVALIIGMLVVLAAMASMLGTRSTAMMGDDVNALHQSSALAFRLLGQQIRQAGYFPIDATGPLYYFDVNADTKLGSEPAFFAIKGQEAAAGSVNDTLKVGYAPNPDFFHDCLGQVAKSSAGAAYTPGNPADPANVRLITSEFYVVNGTLRCMGSGNTTPKPIIDGVERFDVMYGIGDAGAERVVRYVTAANVASFDQVRTVRVCLQLAGTSRSNPGGSYVDCDGSSRTSSDGRLRRVYTAVFALRNL; this is encoded by the coding sequence ATGAACAACAAAGCCTTCTCTCACCGCCTGCGCCAGGCCGGCTTCACGCTGGTCGAGATCCTCGTCGCGCTGATCATCGGCATGCTGGTGGTGCTGGCTGCGATGGCCAGCATGCTCGGCACGCGCAGCACCGCCATGATGGGTGATGACGTCAATGCGCTGCACCAGTCGTCGGCGCTGGCATTCAGGCTGCTCGGGCAGCAGATCCGGCAGGCCGGCTACTTTCCGATCGATGCCACCGGGCCGCTGTACTACTTCGACGTCAATGCGGACACCAAGCTCGGGAGCGAGCCGGCCTTCTTCGCGATCAAGGGGCAGGAGGCGGCCGCCGGTTCGGTGAACGACACGCTGAAGGTCGGCTATGCGCCGAACCCGGATTTCTTCCACGACTGCCTCGGCCAGGTGGCCAAGAGTTCGGCGGGCGCAGCGTACACCCCCGGCAATCCCGCGGATCCCGCGAACGTGCGCCTGATCACCAGCGAGTTCTACGTGGTCAACGGCACCTTGCGGTGCATGGGCAGTGGCAATACCACGCCAAAGCCGATCATCGACGGCGTCGAACGCTTCGACGTCATGTACGGCATCGGCGATGCCGGAGCCGAGCGGGTGGTGCGCTACGTGACGGCCGCGAACGTCGCGAGCTTCGATCAGGTTCGAACGGTGCGCGTGTGCCTGCAGCTTGCGGGTACTTCCAGGAGCAACCCGGGCGGCAGCTACGTCGATTGCGATGGCTCGTCGCGGACCAGCAGCGACGGCAGGCTGCGCCGCGTCTACACGGCGGTGTTCGCACTGCGGAACCTATGA
- the ribD gene encoding bifunctional diaminohydroxyphosphoribosylaminopyrimidine deaminase/5-amino-6-(5-phosphoribosylamino)uracil reductase RibD — translation MTNANEILNFMAQALDLARQAGPETDPNPRVGCVLVDANGTVIGQGHTQQVGGPHAEVMALRDAAARGLSVAGATAFVTLEPCAHHGRTGPCCEALAAAGIGRVVASIADPNPLVAGQGFERLRAAGIAVEVGPGAEEARELNIGFFSRMVRKTPWVRLKTAASLDGKTGLRNGVSQWITSEPARADGHAWRARASAVLTGVGTVLEDDPRLDVRLVQTSRQPHVVVVDSQLQTPPGAQIFMAGRPVWIYAAVQDSAKAAALQARGATITCLPNAQGKVDLTAMLRDLAKREVNELHVESGHKLNGSLLREGLVDELLVYLAPKLIGDGLDMASGIHTGGPLADLAGALPLEFRTIERIGPDLRIVARVAGRDAF, via the coding sequence ATGACAAATGCAAATGAAATTCTGAATTTCATGGCCCAAGCCTTGGACCTCGCGCGCCAGGCCGGGCCGGAGACCGACCCCAATCCCCGCGTCGGTTGCGTACTCGTGGACGCCAACGGCACCGTGATCGGCCAAGGGCACACCCAGCAGGTCGGCGGCCCGCATGCCGAGGTGATGGCGCTGCGCGATGCCGCGGCGCGGGGCCTTTCGGTTGCCGGTGCCACCGCCTTCGTCACGCTCGAGCCCTGCGCGCACCACGGCCGCACCGGGCCCTGCTGCGAGGCGCTGGCCGCGGCCGGCATCGGCCGGGTCGTGGCATCGATCGCCGACCCCAACCCGCTGGTGGCCGGCCAGGGCTTCGAGCGGCTGCGCGCCGCGGGTATTGCGGTCGAGGTGGGGCCGGGCGCGGAGGAAGCACGCGAACTCAACATCGGCTTTTTCAGCCGCATGGTCCGCAAGACGCCCTGGGTGCGGCTCAAGACCGCGGCCTCGCTGGACGGCAAGACCGGCCTGCGCAACGGCGTGAGCCAATGGATCACCTCGGAACCGGCGCGCGCCGACGGCCACGCGTGGCGGGCCCGGGCCAGCGCGGTGCTGACCGGCGTAGGCACGGTGCTGGAGGACGATCCCCGGCTCGACGTGCGGCTGGTGCAAACCAGCCGCCAGCCGCACGTGGTGGTGGTCGACAGCCAATTGCAGACGCCGCCCGGCGCGCAGATCTTCATGGCCGGCCGCCCCGTCTGGATCTACGCCGCGGTACAGGACAGCGCCAAGGCTGCCGCGCTGCAAGCGCGCGGCGCCACCATCACCTGCCTGCCCAATGCGCAGGGCAAGGTCGATCTGACCGCGATGCTGCGGGATCTGGCCAAGCGCGAGGTCAACGAACTCCACGTCGAGTCCGGCCACAAGCTCAACGGCTCGCTGCTGCGCGAGGGCCTGGTCGACGAGCTGCTGGTGTACCTGGCGCCCAAGCTCATCGGCGACGGCCTGGACATGGCCTCCGGCATCCACACCGGCGGGCCGCTGGCCGACCTGGCCGGCGCCCTGCCGCTGGAATTCAGGACCATCGAGCGGATCGGGCCGGACCTGCGGATCGTGGCCCGGGTCGCGGGAAGGGACGCTTTCTAG